The Methanocaldococcus jannaschii DSM 2661 genome has a segment encoding these proteins:
- a CDS encoding phosphatase PAP2 family protein yields MDKRILVRLAIYPIAYVLWGGLMWYSQIITPLDVTNLLLKLPLCNKEFYIFLQSLPNIVIEFFKIIYLYGFSSMIIGGIAYYLFIKRDFLKSDIILIDLALGWLFAGLIYTFVVVKSPFQVGVAKDLINMHYFWIFTKPTYEIPSLHTAYSFLLALHFKDEKPLNYIYFALAILIPISTLIMGMHWIVDVITGVLYGYIIYKFPKTIHIKISKALDFLAGHIKPCILCGKCKERETHEK; encoded by the coding sequence GTGGATAAAAGGATTTTAGTTAGATTGGCAATCTATCCTATCGCCTATGTCTTATGGGGCGGGTTGATGTGGTATTCTCAAATTATAACTCCACTTGATGTAACAAATTTGTTATTAAAGCTTCCCTTATGCAATAAAGAATTTTATATATTTTTACAGTCATTACCAAATATTGTTATTGAATTTTTTAAAATTATTTATTTATATGGATTTTCTTCTATGATTATTGGAGGTATCGCCTATTATCTATTTATAAAGAGAGATTTTTTGAAGAGTGATATTATTTTAATTGACTTAGCTTTAGGTTGGCTGTTTGCTGGTTTAATATACACCTTTGTCGTTGTAAAATCTCCATTTCAGGTAGGTGTTGCTAAGGATTTAATAAATATGCATTATTTTTGGATATTTACAAAACCAACATACGAAATTCCATCATTGCATACAGCATATTCTTTTTTGTTAGCATTACATTTTAAAGATGAAAAGCCATTAAATTATATTTATTTTGCACTGGCGATATTAATTCCAATTTCAACTCTAATTATGGGAATGCACTGGATTGTTGATGTCATTACAGGGGTTTTATATGGTTATATTATATATAAATTCCCTAAAACCATTCATATAAAAATTAGTAAAGCACTTGATTTTTTAGCTGGACATATAAAACCATGTATTTTATGTGGAAAGTGTAAGGAGAGGGAAACTCATGAAAAATAA
- a CDS encoding thiamine pyrophosphate-binding protein, protein MVDFLERNVKTIFSYPGEQILPLYNEIEGSSIKNIMVRDERGAGFMADGYARITNYIGVCLATAGPGATNLTTPIATAYKDNSSVLAITGRCQRKYIGKNYFQEVNMDFLNFYKGYFVDKAEVSYIAKAFADCLFNKKPVQLNIPVDLYKEEAKDINITTYTDIYKDDETPSNNIKEIDVKKPLFLIGQGIFGTLSYKEIVKISKILEKINCPIATTFPARGVINEKLENCIGLVGRRGDLKSLLEADKIINIGSSLSYNTYVESVREKLLSKTENIQLKPKSIKELKEFFENLDVKNSSWIYKNSNKFQPSGDYSNKIYEIIKNIPEDAIIVTDAGKHTVFTCLLKTCVIPRNIISSHSFGTMGFGLPASIGVKFGTIDFNIDREVVLISGDGGFLMNVEELQVVAENNLKILMVVMKNNSLAEFCKIKNPNFNKIADAFEIDNCYIENVDEIGSEIKGYLKKNKPLLVVVETENEPLPKPNI, encoded by the coding sequence ATGGTAGATTTCTTAGAAAGAAATGTAAAAACTATATTTTCCTATCCGGGAGAGCAGATATTGCCGTTGTATAATGAAATAGAGGGTAGCAGTATAAAAAATATTATGGTTAGGGATGAGAGAGGAGCAGGGTTCATGGCTGATGGCTATGCAAGAATAACTAACTATATAGGAGTTTGCTTAGCTACTGCAGGTCCTGGAGCTACGAATTTAACAACGCCAATAGCAACAGCCTATAAGGATAATTCATCTGTATTGGCAATTACTGGAAGATGTCAGAGAAAATATATTGGCAAAAATTATTTTCAAGAGGTAAATATGGATTTTTTAAATTTTTATAAAGGATATTTTGTTGATAAAGCTGAAGTAAGTTATATAGCAAAAGCATTTGCTGACTGCCTATTTAATAAAAAACCTGTTCAGCTAAATATTCCAGTTGATTTATACAAGGAAGAAGCAAAAGATATAAATATAACCACATATACAGATATATATAAAGATGATGAAACTCCTTCCAACAACATAAAAGAAATAGATGTCAAAAAACCACTATTTTTAATTGGGCAGGGTATATTTGGGACTTTAAGTTATAAAGAGATAGTAAAAATATCAAAAATATTAGAAAAGATAAACTGTCCCATAGCTACAACATTTCCAGCGAGAGGAGTTATTAATGAAAAATTAGAGAACTGCATAGGCTTAGTTGGGAGGAGAGGGGATTTAAAATCTTTGTTAGAGGCAGATAAGATAATAAATATCGGCTCATCTCTATCTTACAACACCTATGTAGAGAGTGTTAGGGAAAAGCTTTTAAGTAAAACTGAAAATATACAACTAAAACCAAAAAGCATCAAAGAGTTAAAAGAATTTTTTGAAAATTTAGATGTAAAAAATAGTAGCTGGATATATAAAAATAGCAACAAATTTCAGCCTTCTGGAGATTACTCAAACAAAATCTATGAGATTATTAAAAATATTCCAGAAGATGCCATAATAGTTACAGATGCTGGTAAGCATACTGTATTTACCTGCTTATTAAAAACCTGCGTTATTCCAAGAAATATCATTTCCTCACACTCATTTGGAACTATGGGTTTTGGTTTGCCTGCATCCATTGGAGTAAAATTTGGAACTATAGATTTCAACATCGATAGAGAAGTTGTATTAATTAGTGGGGATGGCGGATTTTTGATGAATGTTGAGGAGTTGCAAGTTGTAGCTGAAAATAACTTAAAAATCTTAATGGTTGTGATGAAAAATAACAGTTTGGCAGAGTTCTGCAAGATAAAAAATCCAAACTTCAACAAAATAGCTGATGCATTTGAAATAGATAATTGCTACATTGAAAATGTTGATGAAATTGGTTCAGAAATTAAAGGCTATTTAAAAAAGAATAAGCCGTTATTGGTGGTTGTTGAAACAGAAAACGAGCCATTGCCTAAACCAAATATTTAA
- a CDS encoding topoisomerase DNA-binding C4 zinc finger domain-containing protein: MGEVLNELFEILSKDLHFNATKLNSETYEQNWKVPEGFISIIGIENAKMPVFYYGITNSYKKEFEIKKVISPKGQKQIFARIYYIFDRRDIIEKEKYVVANAFNGLLLLIKFDKTEFIEKAIEMLTKGYEEDNFIKEVLNNIKEKNMFDNIDETIRFVANRDYNWLIGRIKYNMGILEYSGQGYYLIPIKTNMQITPGIKINNGRVIIDLENSHLFKNFIVYVDTINNKIIYNKERLCNKNPAILDIMSKIDDNTCPWCGAKLRVVRTKKGEFLGCTNYPNCLYRRFPKKN, from the coding sequence ATGGGAGAAGTTTTAAATGAATTATTTGAAATTTTATCAAAAGATTTACACTTCAATGCCACTAAACTGAATTCTGAAACTTATGAACAAAATTGGAAAGTTCCAGAGGGGTTTATATCAATAATAGGAATTGAAAATGCTAAAATGCCAGTATTTTACTATGGAATAACAAATTCATATAAAAAAGAATTTGAAATTAAAAAAGTGATTTCACCAAAAGGTCAGAAACAGATTTTTGCAAGAATCTACTACATATTTGACAGGAGAGATATTATTGAAAAAGAAAAGTATGTTGTTGCTAATGCATTTAACGGACTCTTATTATTAATAAAATTTGATAAAACTGAGTTTATTGAAAAAGCTATAGAAATGCTCACTAAGGGCTATGAAGAAGACAATTTCATTAAAGAAGTTCTTAACAATATAAAAGAGAAAAATATGTTTGACAATATTGATGAAACAATAAGATTCGTTGCTAATAGAGATTACAATTGGTTAATTGGAAGGATAAAATATAATATGGGAATTTTAGAGTATTCTGGGCAAGGTTATTATTTAATACCAATAAAAACAAATATGCAAATAACACCCGGAATAAAAATCAATAATGGTAGAGTTATAATTGATTTAGAAAACTCTCACTTGTTTAAAAACTTCATTGTATATGTTGATACCATAAACAATAAAATAATTTACAATAAAGAGAGATTGTGTAATAAAAATCCAGCTATATTGGATATAATGTCAAAGATAGATGATAACACTTGCCCATGGTGTGGAGCTAAGTTGAGAGTAGTTAGAACAAAAAAAGGAGAGTTCTTGGGATGCACAAATTATCCAAACTGTCTATATAGAAGATTTCCAAAGAAAAATTAA
- a CDS encoding DUF354 domain-containing protein codes for MDVWIDLTNAPHVHYFCQLIKKFEKEGIEYLLTFRDSGNLAKLVEIYNFVGKCIGKHGNTLKDKLIFYAERVIGLTELISNVKPKVAIAKHSVELPRVAFGLNIPVIFVVDNEHAEAQNKLTLPLADEIIKPIATDENKLKEFGGRNFISFEGTCEVANVNSRLKGYYPIDNEILKKLGICDDNPTIVMRPCPNSSYCNGHKDILPKIIEKLQKRIDCNIVVFPRDEHQKEIYREVNAIVPKETIDALSLLYNSDFMIGAGGTMNRESAILGIPTVSCYPQELLGVDKYLIEKDRMIHTNDIKEIINYVEDNLGKRMGVIELEDPTDLMFERVCNYLK; via the coding sequence TTGGATGTATGGATTGATTTAACAAACGCCCCCCATGTGCATTATTTCTGCCAATTGATAAAAAAATTTGAGAAAGAAGGGATTGAGTATTTATTAACTTTTAGAGATTCAGGGAATTTAGCTAAATTAGTTGAAATTTACAATTTTGTAGGGAAGTGTATAGGAAAGCATGGAAACACGTTGAAGGATAAGTTAATTTTCTACGCTGAGAGGGTTATTGGATTAACTGAACTAATATCAAATGTAAAGCCAAAAGTAGCTATAGCAAAACACTCCGTTGAGTTGCCAAGGGTAGCTTTTGGTTTGAACATTCCAGTAATCTTTGTTGTAGATAATGAACACGCTGAAGCTCAAAATAAATTAACTCTACCATTGGCAGATGAGATTATTAAACCTATAGCAACAGATGAAAATAAGCTGAAAGAATTTGGAGGAAGAAATTTTATAAGCTTTGAAGGAACTTGTGAAGTGGCAAATGTAAATTCACGGCTAAAGGGTTATTATCCAATAGATAATGAAATTTTAAAAAAATTGGGAATTTGTGATGATAATCCAACAATAGTTATGAGACCTTGCCCAAACTCTTCTTATTGTAATGGACATAAAGATATACTACCAAAAATTATTGAAAAGCTTCAAAAAAGAATTGACTGTAATATAGTTGTGTTCCCAAGGGATGAACATCAAAAAGAGATATATAGAGAGGTTAATGCTATAGTTCCAAAAGAGACAATAGATGCTCTTTCTTTATTGTATAATTCCGATTTCATGATTGGTGCTGGAGGAACGATGAACAGGGAAAGTGCTATCTTAGGCATTCCAACGGTATCTTGCTATCCTCAAGAGTTACTTGGAGTTGATAAATATTTAATTGAAAAAGATAGGATGATTCATACAAATGATATCAAGGAAATAATAAACTATGTTGAAGATAATTTAGGAAAAAGAATGGGTGTTATTGAGTTAGAAGACCCAACTGATTTAATGTTTGAAAGGGTTTGTAATTATTTAAAATAA
- a CDS encoding molybdopterin molybdotransferase MoeA, which translates to MKLIKNLMPLKSAEKIVFEKLSEYLDENKKVKEVDIVEALNRISAEDIKAPIDLPYFNKAAMDGYAVIAEDTFGASETNPIILNLADGDEITYGEAKKIFTGDKLPKNANAVVMKEFCNEVDDFVEVYKTVHPNENVSRIGEDVKKGDVVLKKGEIINPYHLNMLASLGIKKIKVYDLSFGIISTGDELINLDEIRDIEEDISKLDGKIINSNSYMLYGLVKNLGFNAKIYDIVKDDKEKLKKAIKTALSENDALLITGGTSVSERDITVETVRELGDVIVHGVNIRPGKPFGFGIINDKPVFMLSGYPVASAVQFELFIQRFFIERKKVTLPLKRNMASELGRVDFVRVKVDIEVEPIRITGSGVISSLIKSDGYILIPENVEGYEKGELVDVYLLK; encoded by the coding sequence ATGAAGCTTATAAAAAATTTAATGCCCTTAAAAAGTGCTGAAAAGATTGTTTTTGAAAAATTATCAGAGTATTTGGATGAGAATAAAAAAGTTAAAGAAGTTGATATTGTTGAAGCTTTAAACAGGATATCTGCTGAAGATATTAAAGCTCCAATTGATTTACCTTATTTTAATAAGGCTGCGATGGATGGTTATGCTGTTATAGCGGAAGATACTTTTGGAGCTTCTGAAACAAACCCAATAATACTAAATCTTGCTGATGGAGATGAAATAACTTATGGAGAAGCTAAAAAAATATTCACTGGAGATAAACTACCAAAAAATGCCAATGCTGTTGTTATGAAAGAGTTTTGCAATGAAGTTGATGATTTTGTTGAAGTTTATAAAACTGTTCATCCAAACGAAAATGTCTCAAGGATTGGGGAGGATGTTAAAAAGGGAGATGTAGTTTTGAAAAAGGGGGAGATTATTAATCCTTATCATCTAAATATGCTCGCATCTTTAGGAATTAAAAAAATTAAGGTTTATGATTTAAGTTTTGGTATAATATCTACGGGAGATGAGCTCATCAATTTGGATGAAATTAGGGATATTGAGGAAGATATTAGTAAATTAGATGGGAAAATTATAAATTCCAATTCATATATGTTATATGGTTTAGTAAAAAATCTTGGGTTTAATGCAAAAATTTATGATATTGTTAAAGATGATAAAGAAAAACTAAAGAAAGCTATTAAAACAGCTTTGAGTGAAAATGACGCTTTATTAATAACTGGAGGAACTTCTGTGAGTGAGAGAGATATAACTGTTGAGACTGTCAGAGAATTGGGAGATGTTATAGTTCATGGTGTAAATATAAGACCTGGAAAACCATTTGGATTTGGAATAATTAATGATAAACCAGTCTTCATGCTGTCTGGCTATCCTGTAGCTTCAGCTGTTCAATTTGAGTTATTTATTCAAAGATTTTTTATAGAAAGGAAGAAAGTTACCTTACCTTTAAAAAGAAATATGGCCTCTGAGCTTGGTAGAGTTGATTTTGTTAGAGTTAAGGTGGATATAGAAGTAGAACCTATAAGAATTACTGGAAGTGGAGTTATTTCCTCGTTAATAAAAAGTGACGGCTATATCTTAATTCCAGAAAATGTTGAAGGTTATGAAAAAGGAGAGCTTGTAGATGTGTATTTGCTAAAATGA
- a CDS encoding AMP phosphorylase: MLFLKVRVLDIDLENLVLINSEDLKSSQYFPQDRVVVEFKGKEVIGILHSSTTLINRGEIGLPQKVVKELGVKEGDIVTIKHAEKPKSLPYIRKKMDGNKLKKEEIFEIIDEMVDGKLTNIEISAFVTSLYINGMDMDEIEAMTIRMAETGEMVNWEGHIFDVHSIGGVPGNKYALLVVPIVASAGLKIPKTSSRAITSAAGTADVVEVLTRVDLTIEEIKRVVKETNGCMVWGGALDLAPADDITINVERPLGIDPEPLLLSSVMAKKLAMGVNKLLIDIPTGYGAKVKSIKEASSLARKFIELSDRLRIVTECAITYGGQPIGRAIGPALEAKEALLALEDYTQAPTSLVEKSISLAGILLEMGGVAPTGEGKELAEDLLARGKAHDKFMEIIVAQGGKEVSSDEIEVGKYKADIHSPIDGYVTRISNAGITKIAKEAGAPNDKKAGIYLNVKVGNKVEKGDVLYTIYSDSEERLKSAIKLARILYPIKVEGMLLQKISRF; the protein is encoded by the coding sequence ATGCTATTTCTAAAAGTTAGAGTTTTAGATATTGACTTGGAGAATTTGGTTTTAATTAATTCTGAAGACTTAAAAAGCTCTCAGTATTTCCCTCAAGATAGAGTAGTTGTGGAGTTTAAAGGAAAAGAAGTTATTGGAATCCTACATTCTTCAACCACATTGATAAACAGAGGAGAAATAGGGCTTCCACAAAAAGTAGTTAAAGAGTTAGGTGTTAAAGAAGGGGATATTGTTACAATAAAACATGCTGAAAAACCTAAATCTCTCCCATATATAAGAAAAAAGATGGATGGAAATAAATTAAAAAAAGAGGAAATTTTTGAAATTATAGATGAGATGGTGGATGGAAAGCTAACAAATATTGAAATATCTGCCTTTGTCACCTCATTATATATAAATGGAATGGATATGGATGAGATTGAAGCAATGACAATTAGAATGGCTGAAACTGGAGAGATGGTTAATTGGGAGGGGCATATATTTGACGTGCATTCAATTGGAGGAGTTCCTGGAAACAAATATGCTTTATTAGTCGTGCCAATAGTTGCCTCTGCTGGCTTAAAGATTCCAAAAACATCTTCAAGGGCAATAACTTCAGCGGCAGGAACAGCAGATGTTGTTGAAGTTTTAACAAGAGTGGATTTAACCATTGAAGAAATAAAAAGAGTTGTTAAAGAAACAAACGGTTGTATGGTATGGGGAGGGGCTTTAGATTTAGCTCCTGCAGATGATATAACAATAAATGTTGAAAGACCTCTTGGCATAGACCCAGAGCCCTTATTATTATCAAGTGTCATGGCAAAAAAATTAGCTATGGGTGTTAATAAGCTATTGATTGATATTCCAACAGGATATGGAGCAAAAGTTAAATCTATAAAAGAGGCATCAAGCTTAGCAAGGAAGTTTATTGAATTGAGTGATAGATTGAGGATAGTTACTGAATGTGCTATAACTTACGGAGGACAGCCAATTGGAAGAGCTATTGGTCCAGCTTTAGAAGCAAAAGAGGCATTATTGGCTTTGGAAGATTATACTCAAGCCCCTACAAGCCTTGTTGAGAAATCTATTTCATTAGCTGGAATTTTGTTAGAGATGGGAGGAGTAGCTCCTACTGGAGAAGGTAAAGAGTTAGCTGAAGATTTATTAGCAAGAGGGAAGGCACATGACAAATTTATGGAGATTATTGTAGCTCAGGGAGGAAAAGAAGTTAGTTCAGATGAAATTGAGGTTGGAAAATATAAAGCTGATATTCACTCACCAATTGATGGGTATGTTACAAGAATATCAAATGCTGGAATTACAAAAATTGCCAAAGAAGCTGGAGCTCCAAATGATAAAAAAGCTGGTATCTATCTAAACGTAAAAGTAGGAAATAAAGTTGAAAAAGGAGATGTTTTATACACCATATACTCTGACTCTGAAGAAAGGCTAAAATCAGCTATTAAATTAGCAAGAATATTGTATCCAATCAAAGTTGAGGGCATGTTACTCCAAAAAATTTCAAGATTCTAA
- a CDS encoding DEAD/DEAH box helicase — MNFNELNLSDNILNAIRNKGFEKPTDIQMKVIPLFLNDEYNIVAQARTGSGKTASFAIPLIELVNENNGIEAIILTPTRELAIQVADEIESLKGNKNLKIAKIYGGKAIYPQIKALKNANIVVGTPGRILDHINRGTLNLKNVKYFILDEADEMLNMGFIKDVEKILNACNKDKRILLFSATMPREILNLAKKYMGDYSFIKAKINANIEQSYVEVNENERFEALCRLLKNKEFYGLVFCKTKRDTKELASMLRDIGFKAGAIHGDLSQSQREKVIRLFKQKKIRILIATDVMSRGIDVNDLNCVINYHLPQNPESYMHRIGRTGRAGKKGKAISIINRREYKKLRYIERAMKLKIKKLKFG, encoded by the coding sequence ATGAATTTTAACGAATTAAATTTGTCAGATAATATCTTAAATGCCATTAGAAATAAAGGTTTTGAAAAGCCAACAGATATTCAGATGAAAGTCATCCCACTATTTTTAAATGATGAATATAACATTGTAGCTCAAGCAAGAACTGGAAGTGGGAAAACTGCTTCGTTTGCAATTCCATTAATTGAGCTCGTTAATGAAAACAATGGAATAGAGGCAATTATTTTAACTCCTACAAGAGAATTAGCTATACAAGTGGCTGATGAGATAGAGTCATTAAAAGGTAACAAAAATTTAAAGATTGCCAAAATTTATGGTGGAAAAGCTATATATCCACAAATTAAGGCTTTAAAAAATGCCAATATAGTTGTTGGAACTCCAGGAAGAATTTTAGACCACATAAATAGAGGAACTTTAAATTTAAAAAATGTTAAATATTTTATATTGGATGAGGCAGATGAAATGCTCAATATGGGTTTTATTAAGGACGTTGAAAAGATTTTAAATGCCTGTAATAAAGACAAGAGGATTTTGTTGTTCTCTGCTACTATGCCAAGGGAGATATTAAATTTGGCTAAAAAGTATATGGGAGATTATAGCTTTATAAAAGCTAAGATAAACGCAAATATTGAACAGAGTTATGTTGAAGTTAATGAAAATGAGAGATTTGAAGCTTTATGCAGACTTTTAAAAAATAAAGAATTTTATGGATTAGTTTTTTGTAAAACTAAGAGAGATACTAAAGAATTGGCAAGTATGTTGAGAGATATTGGATTTAAAGCTGGAGCAATTCATGGAGATTTAAGTCAATCTCAAAGGGAGAAGGTTATAAGATTGTTTAAACAAAAAAAGATTAGGATTTTAATTGCCACTGATGTTATGAGTAGAGGGATAGATGTCAATGATTTAAACTGTGTAATTAACTACCATCTTCCACAAAATCCTGAATCTTATATGCATAGAATTGGAAGAACTGGGAGAGCTGGAAAGAAAGGGAAGGCAATATCAATTATAAATAGAAGGGAATATAAAAAACTGAGATATATAGAGAGAGCAATGAAATTGAAAATCAAGAAATTAAAATTTGGATAA
- a CDS encoding tRNA (5-methylaminomethyl-2-thiouridine)(34)-methyltransferase MnmD — protein sequence MLPNKKALEIIRKYMKIYNGKNEKDIKERLIKELKEEHVLVETEDGTYTLKAEDEEEMMHSKVGALKEAIYKFAKPSKITDLSNPRVLDLCSGMGYNAIAALHYNKNAEIDMVEICEEVLFLTLFLDIPYKEHEIIKDKVREYFLNKIGIEYKSDYDNINLYVGDARKFIIKSDKKYNVVFHDAFSPKRDPTLYTYDFLKEIYKRMEDNGVLISYSSAIPFRSALVDCGFVISEKESVGRKRGITLAYKNPNFKPNRINEVDERVIALSVIALPYRDETLSLTKDKIIEDREERREKLKEKLIKIGKYLSTKQIKKGNIPEEILKIQKEDLNSSEIIKKMRLKFFKDANIFIL from the coding sequence ATGCTTCCAAACAAAAAAGCCTTAGAAATTATTAGAAAGTATATGAAAATTTACAATGGAAAGAATGAAAAAGATATTAAAGAGAGATTAATTAAAGAGTTAAAGGAAGAACATGTCTTAGTAGAAACTGAGGATGGAACTTACACTTTAAAGGCAGAGGATGAAGAGGAGATGATGCATTCAAAGGTTGGAGCTTTAAAAGAAGCAATTTATAAGTTTGCTAAGCCATCAAAGATAACTGATTTAAGCAATCCAAGAGTTTTGGATTTGTGCAGTGGTATGGGATACAATGCTATAGCTGCTTTACATTATAACAAAAATGCAGAGATTGATATGGTTGAGATTTGTGAGGAAGTTTTATTTTTAACTTTATTTTTAGATATTCCATATAAAGAGCATGAGATTATAAAAGATAAAGTTAGAGAGTATTTTTTAAATAAAATTGGCATTGAATATAAGTCAGATTATGATAATATCAATCTATACGTTGGAGATGCGAGAAAATTTATAATAAAGAGTGATAAAAAATACAATGTGGTTTTTCACGATGCATTTTCACCAAAAAGAGACCCTACCCTCTACACTTACGATTTTTTGAAAGAAATTTATAAAAGAATGGAAGATAATGGAGTTTTGATATCTTACTCTTCAGCCATTCCATTTAGAAGTGCTTTGGTTGATTGTGGTTTTGTAATTTCAGAAAAGGAGAGTGTTGGGAGAAAAAGAGGAATAACCTTAGCTTATAAAAACCCAAATTTTAAACCAAATAGAATTAATGAGGTTGATGAGAGAGTTATAGCTTTATCAGTTATAGCTTTACCTTATAGGGATGAAACATTAAGCTTAACTAAAGATAAAATAATAGAGGATAGAGAGGAAAGAAGAGAAAAGTTAAAAGAAAAATTAATTAAAATAGGAAAATATCTATCAACAAAACAGATAAAAAAAGGTAACATCCCAGAAGAAATTTTAAAAATTCAAAAAGAGGATTTAAACTCATCAGAAATAATTAAAAAGATGAGATTGAAGTTTTTCAAAGATGCAAACATTTTTATACTATAA
- a CDS encoding 2,5-diamino-6-(ribosylamino)-4(3H)-pyrimidinone 5'-phosphate reductase has product MEKKPYIISNVGMTLDGKLATINNDSRISCEEDLIRVHKIRANVDGIMVGIGTVLKDDPRLTVHKIKSDRNPVRIVVDSKLRVPLNARVLNKDAKTIIATTEDTNEEKEKKIKILEDMGVEVVKCGRGKVDLKKLMDILYDKGIKSILLEGGGTLNWGMFKEGLVDEVSVYIAPKIFGGKEAPTYVDGEGFKTVDECVKLELKNFYRLGEGIVLEFKVKK; this is encoded by the coding sequence ATGGAAAAAAAGCCATACATTATCTCAAATGTAGGCATGACCTTAGATGGAAAGTTAGCTACTATAAACAACGATTCGAGAATTTCATGCGAAGAGGATTTAATAAGAGTTCATAAGATTAGGGCTAATGTAGATGGGATTATGGTTGGTATTGGGACTGTTTTAAAGGACGACCCAAGATTAACAGTTCATAAGATTAAAAGTGATAGAAATCCTGTTAGAATAGTTGTTGATAGTAAGCTAAGAGTTCCATTAAATGCAAGGGTTTTAAATAAAGATGCTAAAACTATTATAGCAACAACAGAAGATACTAATGAAGAGAAAGAAAAGAAAATAAAAATCTTAGAAGATATGGGAGTTGAAGTAGTTAAATGTGGTAGAGGAAAGGTAGATTTAAAAAAATTGATGGATATTTTATATGATAAAGGGATAAAAAGCATCTTATTGGAAGGAGGAGGAACTTTAAACTGGGGTATGTTTAAAGAGGGCTTAGTTGATGAGGTCTCCGTCTATATAGCTCCAAAAATATTTGGTGGGAAAGAAGCCCCAACATATGTAGATGGGGAAGGGTTTAAAACAGTAGATGAGTGTGTTAAATTAGAATTAAAAAACTTCTATAGGTTAGGAGAAGGAATTGTATTGGAATTTAAAGTAAAGAAATAA